The Kryptolebias marmoratus isolate JLee-2015 linkage group LG1, ASM164957v2, whole genome shotgun sequence sequence ACAGTGATGTGAATAAGTGGTGTAAACCAGCATGTCTGGACGTGTTACATTTAATTGATCTGAAGGAAAAAATTGTATGTTAGTGATTAGCTCTTGAATTAATAGCAAAGCGCAATTTCACAATCCAGAGTTGGAGTTTGAAAATGCTCGTCTGAGGGAAACTGCAGGTCACAGACATGTTGTCCACAAGCGTGTTCAGTCCTGACGTTGCTTCACTGCAGAGGGTTGAGTGAAACAGCAGGAGCGGACGGTGAGTTCAGCATGACGGCTTGCACGAACAGCTCACTGTGTGAAGAGGGAACACCTGTGACAACAACTCCCCTGTCCATCGACCTGCCCGTCAGCCCAAAGGGTGAGGATAGAAAGACTTACAGGATTTAGGACCAATTAAACGGcgactcaaaaggaaaaaatgttcTCCTTCTTGTTGTACCTACAGATTCTGTTGACGCTCTTCTACTGAGTGACCTGTCAGCTGACCTGCTGGGACTCGAGGCCGAGTTGTGGAGCCTCACAGTCAGTCCAGAGTTTTGCAGACAACACGACAGGCGCACCATCAAACGACAAAATGTTATCTATGGTGAGACTTTGGATTATAATTAGCTTGGATTAGGCAGGACTGAATTGGACACTATGCTTCAGGATGTGAATATGATCTGTttacttttcctgttttgtgcCCTGAGGGGACTTTAGCTGTGACATGTTGCTGCAGAAATAATTtgaatttatctttgtttttgccattgTTTCACCCAGCAACTGAAAGCTCCACTTGTTATACACTTCTGATGGTTGAACCAAAGCTAATTGGCTAATCAGATAACACAAATACAACATAAATTATTGCTGATTCTTGATTGTGTCAGAAGGAAGGATGTTCTAATCTTAGCTGTGATAAATTGCTCCTTGGTTTAACAAAGGACaacattttgtgctttctaGAATGTTTTGAGGCTGTGAAATGAGTAATTTGACTGTTCTGACCCTGTCTGCTGAAGGTTTAGTAGCGTCGAGCAACCAAGTAGATTAataaaggtggcaggcgataatgtaatcacttgtgtctgttgttttagcaaaatattgaaTGAACCagagaatttgtttttataaaacttgcagaaaataaatacaggacttatatctacaactgattaactataGGAATTAActtgaatcaagatggccgctacagctaatcaaccttacagaacaaacatgtctataactgagttaattttacagatattgatctgaaatgtggtgtggtagtagctgagagtcattctcagcaAACACTGTTtgcgctaacagattgcatgagattttgTATTATTGTCTGgcagaatgttattttcaagattttaccAAAAAGCTACAAGTAATTGATAAATATCTTAATTAGAATTTTTCATTGCTGATTTTCtgccattatttatttttttgccttccACTGTAGAGCTGATGCAGACAGAGCTGCACCACATTGAAACTTTGACGGTCATGTCGGAGGTGTTCAGGAGAGGCATgttggaggagctgcagctggactGGGACTGCGTGGCTCGGATCTTCCCGTCTTTGGACCCTCTGCTGCTCTTCCACAGGAACTTCTTCCGAGCGATGCAGGAACGCCGGCAGGCTGCGACCCAAATGGACAACTCTCAAAATTACCTCATTCATCAGATAGGAGATATACTTCTTCAGCAGGTCGGTGATGATGGAGTAATCCCAAAGAGCAGTATCTGTACTCCGCTTTTAATCTTCTCATTCAGTTTTCAGATGAAAATGCTGAAAAGATGAAGCAGGTGTACGGCAAGTTTTGCAGTCACCACATTGAGGCTGTTAATGTCTTCAAAGAGCTCCAACAGCAGAACAAGAAGTTTCAAAACTTTGTCAGGGTAAGGTCACTTTCACAGATGTTTATTGGAATTATACAGTAAAATATCTGGACTGAACAAGTAATGTTCTCATTTGGATATCTACTTTTCCCTCTCCTCACAGCAACAGAGCAATAACTCTCTGGTCAAACGAAGAGAAGTGCCAGAATGTATCCTGCTGGTCACACAGCGCATCACCAAGTATCCTTTACTGCTGGAGAGGATAATCCAGTACACTCAAGGTAACTCAGCTCTtctctgtctgaaaaaaaacaactacaacctcaattctgaaaaagttgggactaAGGAACAATATCTAGAAAACAAATAAGGTAATTCTGAATTTGATGGCATCAACACTTCGCAGGCAAGTtgatacaaataagaaacatctggaggagcattttgcaatgAACTAGATTAACTGACAGCAGGTCAGGAAGAGAACTGGGtttaaaaagaggattttagagaagctgaatatCTCAGAAGTAGGAATGAGCAGAGTTTCACCAGTCTGCATaaaactgtgtctaaaaataCAGGACCAATTTTAGAAAAATGGAAAGACTTTAAATatctcatcatctacagttGATAAAATCATCGGTAGATTTcgagaatctggagaaatcagATCATTAGCGCCTATgtcatgggcagcttacacatctggaaaggcataATCGAGGCAGAACAGTAAACACAGGCTtcagaacaacatatgctcccatccagacaatGTGTTTTCCAGGGAAGGCCTTACATAGTTCAGtaagacaatgttaaacctcaTACTGCATCATTATAACAGCACGGCTCGGTAGTAGAAAAGTCCTGGTGCTGAGAAGTCCAGACCTCTGAcgaattaaaaacatttgatgcatctgAAACAGTAAATCTGACAAAGACAACCCAGGACTgcatcagacaagaatgagacaacattccctctaaaacctccagcagctgctttcttcagttcctagatgtttacagacggTTGTTAAAAAAGAGAGGATGCTTTACAGTAATACACATGGCCACAtctcaacttttttgagatgtgttgctgccatgaaattcaaagttaccttgtttcttttttaaaagaaaaaagtacagtttcttagttttaacattaGTTTAAATTTGTAGCTTGACTCTGCAGAAAATTGTTTGTGTGATAACTTAGTAAAATATGATATGCAagataacaaaagaaaaccctaCACATTCTACTTTTAGTGATTTGATAGCATTAATGAACTTCTGTAGATATTTACTTTGACAGGAGCTTAACTGAGGCACTGTTTTGCTTCATGGACttgtttgttacttttgtcACTACTCTTTCCCCCACAGAAGGAAGCCAGGAACACGCTGACTTGTCAAGTGCTTTGGCTCAGATCCGTGACATCATTGCAGCAGTGGACCTGACTGTTAGTAAATATGAGAGAtctcaggagctgcaggaagtgctCACCAGGCTTGAAACAAAGAGCTTTGCCAAGCTAAAGAATGGCAAGGTGTTCCGCAAGCAGGAGCTGCACAGCAAACACAGAGACCTCCATCACAAAGGCCTCGTCTTCTGGAAGACTGCTACAGGACGTCTGAAAGGTGGGAATGAGATTGTGTCTCCTACAAGATTTTATTTTCGATTGAAGACAGATGTTTCACGTATGtgtgtattattttgttttcagacactTTGGCTCTTTTGCTAACCGATGTTCTGGTTTTCCTGCAAGAGAAAGACCAGCGTTTCGTATTTGCATCTGTGGTAAGCATCAATCGAAACCCTGCTGTGGAACTCAATCCAAGCTTTCCATCCTGTAACCTTTCTGTGGGGTGGTTTTACTCCATCAGGACCAGAAGCCTCCAGTAATTCCCCTGCAGAAGCTCATTGTTCGAGAAGTAGCCAATGAGGAAAGAGGAATGTTCCTTATCTCTGCATCCTCTGTGGGGCCAGAGATGTATGAAGTTCACACCACCACCAAAGAGGAAAGGAATGCATGGATGAGACACATCCGACAGGCTGTGGAGAGGTGTGTATGTACCCACATGTGGTTCGCATCAAGCCTGCACTGTTTGTCCAGTTCAGAatctgcgtgtgtgtgcatggcaGGTTAATGAGTGTTAATGCTTGTGTCACTCATTATCTAACCCTCTGGTACACACGGCAGTTGtccggaggaagaggaggaggaggagcgaaCTGCAGAGACAGAGGAAGCCAGGCAAGCTGCGGAACTGAGAGTTCAGACTATTAACAAGTTCCAGGGTAAGGGGAGAACATTTACACGCCTACATGTTTACTTTTCCattaaatcaaacacaaagaatcataaaaccctttaaaaaccCTCATCttagactttgttttgtttcagatacACTGTTTGGCCAGGACCAGCAAATCTGCCAAAGCTTGGAGGAAAAGTTACAACTTTATGCTGAACTGACTGAGTTGACCCTCCATCCACCAGAACCTGTCCCACATCGCCATCTGCTGGTGCAACCAGCACAGTACATAGACAGTGAGACGCCGCGTCAGGCTTCTTCACTGCTAACAGCTGCACTCAGAGAAGGTTAGACAGCTACTGTTAGGATTATTTAGGATTTGTGACCAACTTTTTTAAACGTATTTCAAACGATGGCCAATATAATGTTCTTGTGAGCAGTTCCACTGAtgctttttattgaaaacaCTATGTCTCCAGCCAGTCAGCTAAAATGAGCCTTTCTTCCTCTGCTGTAATGATTGTAGTCTGACAGTGACAGCTCATAAAAATGTATCTCAGTATAAACAAATGAAgattattttaataacattttggCAAATGGCTGTTTTCTTAAttaactaaaaattaaaaataaattcaatgtttttgcacattctAACATGGACACAAAAGGTTGTTTCTTTAATGCAGGTTTATTCTGTCTCAGAATCATAACAGGTTTTATATATATCTGCCTTTTCTGCAGCGGAGAACCTGATCAGCATTCTTCAGGCTCGTGATGGCCTTTCTGTCCAAAGTCAGAACTCTCCTGTCCAAGCACCTGAGTGCTGCAGCTACAACAGCCACGGCAGCAGCATCCAGGAGTCTCCCTCTGAACGTGAGTCACAGGTTCTTCCTTTTTACCCTTTTAGTCCATTGTTTGATCTTTGTTGATGTTGGTGAATTTCACGTGTGCACCTCTCCTTTCCCTGTTTGTACAGCGGACTATCTGAGCACGCTCAGTATGAGCTCCACCTCTCTCGGATCAGACAGTGACTTAACCGGGTTGGACAGTGTGTCGTGGAGCTCAGCTGTCGAGTTTAGAAAAGGAGACACCAAAGGGACCCTGTTAAAGGTTCAACCCTTTTTCATTTCACCTGAGcaatttttgtttctgaataaatattCATTATAGTTTCTTTATAATAAAACGGTTGTTTCTTTTAGGTGGCAGAAAGTGTCCAGAGTCTGACTCAGCTTCTTTATAGTCTGCAGGTGAGAAGAAAACACATCTGAGTTAGTATTAAATGCTGCACACAGGGCAAGCAAATgcattagaaaataaatcagaaatccGAATCCTCCTTGTGTTTGCAGGCAGCTGTGACCCTCCAGGACAGCTTCTATGAAGTCCACAAACTTCTCCTCCAAGAAGGAGAAAGACCTCAGCTCCGAAGCCTCGCCTCCCTCCAAAGCAGCCTggtgtgttaaaataaatgtttatctgTTAGAAGAACATCCATCAGtgaatgagtgtttttttttttttttattattaggaataatagtaaaaaaatttgttttgttgttccccAGGAACTGGAGAAACAGAGGAGCTCTGACAAGATgaaagaggaaaagagaagtttggagaggaggaaagaggaCGTGGATGAGGTGCAGAAGCTCCAAACAAAGTTgaaacaggagcagcagcacTGGGAAAAAGAGTGTGTAGCCAGAGAGAAACAGCAGGTGGGCCTCCTGCTTTTAAACACTAAACATTTGGCTTTCAGTCATTTATCACTGGCTGCAGAAAGGCGAAGGTAAACGACAGTGTTATTGCCTGTGGTCGTgcgttttttttaaccaaaatatctcatgagccactggatgaatttcagtgaaacttgcagaaagtaaacatttgaTGTACAGTCAATcctattcaaaatggctgccacagacaatcAACATTAGCTGTCagataaatggctataacttgtcaattctgcagatattgagctaaaatttgatgtgatagtagccgAGAATCGTTCTTTAAGTGTGACATTTTGCAATCTTGCTTGAcattgcatgttttcttttttttttagggtttgacTAAAACGCTACAACACCATCagttctcaacataagataatcatagtttcaaactctggcataaaaggtggtgggccatatgctttccttcaaggaatgataggcctttgatttttttgtatgtttttcttccAGCTTTCTCAGTAATTTGAGCCCTCATCTATAACGTGTCACAATTTGAGCATATGTCTAagtgccaaaaaataaaatgtgtaaacttTATAAttccaaaatacaaaacagatcACAAACGGCTGTTATTAATTTCTAAAACTAGAACTATGTAAATTAAGTTTTGCATGTGAAAACTTGTAATTGCACGTAGCCTTTCCAGCTTGATAGCAGTCTGTCTTGTGTTTCACCCACAGAAACGGATAACCTTCTGACCCTTGCGTGCTTTCAGGGTGACCAGGAGAATTTGCTGGAGCAGAGAGAGCAGCAGTGTCTCCTGGAGACTGAGCGGCTGCGCTGCGAGCGCGAGGAGCTGGAGGCCCAGCTGCAGGAGTATCAGCAGAATCTGGACAGACTGAAGGAGGGCCAGAGGAGTGTggagagggagaaggagaagaTCGAAGCCCAACAGAGGCTGCTTCAGAGCTGGAGACACAGCCGCCAGAGCAGCCTGCCAGTCACGATACCCTTGGATGGATACAAGGTAAATGTAAAAGCATTTAGAGAAAAAGAAGACTCTGCTAAACAAACCTCATCGTTTGTGTTGTTGTGCTGTTTAGTTGTCTCAGGTGTGCACTCACAGCCGCTCAGGCAGCCTGGATGCCAACTGTTCAGTGTTCAAGAACGAGGCGGCTTTGCTTGCCTCCCTGCAGCAGAACCACCTCCACCAGCCCACGAACTACAACAACCAGCAACAGCATGTTCTCTCCATGCAGAAGAAAAACCACGACTTCCCCCTGAACAGCTCCGCCCACACCGCCAACCCCAGCCTCAGCGCCAGCCTCTACAACAGTCTCAACACTCTGCTGAGCCAGACTCACAACAGACAGCCTCCGTACGGCAACAACCACAGCTGTTCCAGATTCCCAACCGACTCCCTCCACCTGTTCAGCAGCAGGGTCCCCTCACAGACACAACGGACCAACAACAGtaagacaaaaatacaagaaaaaaaaaaacacattaagttTCATATGTCTTCATCCAGTTCTCCAAAACACAATCgttcttgttcttttctttttccaggagACCTCAGCCTGCTAGGCAACACACAATCCTCCAGTTCCTGGAGGTCAGAGTTCACAGGTCATGGTCTTAATAAAGAACACaactcctcctctccctctctcacccccctcctcccaccACAGGCTTACCTCTCTCTTGACGGACAAAatggagaagaaggaggagaggagaataTTGTTTACCTCTGAGACTCGATAACTGATCAAGCAATAATTAATCTGTAGCTTGTAAGTGTCTGTTTGCATATGTTCCTATTTACATATATcaagttaaagggatagttcagatcttttgaagtgagattCTGTGGAAGGATTATAAACAATTTGTATcttaacctgttgtagattgctTTTAGAACAACctggattgatgagctgatggcttatccaagtggggccaagaccaaaagtggattgctgccatcttaaaacaacttcaacctGAGAAATATCATAGTGGTTCATCTATACTCTTTCTATAAACCTTCacatcaccatcagttttgTGTTACATGGTCCGTCTGGCAgacattttataatatttctgacCAAAGTGCCTGAgaagagctacagctagctactgctgttgccatttgtgtttgcaaataaccatagaattctgtgtaaaaatatgtataatGTAAATTtgacaggtttataaaacagtgttcacaTGAGTCACTATGGAATTTTTGAGATTGAAATAGTTTTAAGATAAAACCAATCCACTCTGGTTTTGGCCACACTTTGATTAGCTTCATCAATCCTgtcaaactaaaactgtttttctccaaactgaggtggttcaaatAGCTATCTatagcaggtaagatgtttattgttcataacctttccacagaaccccactcaAAGGATCTGGACTGTCGCTTTACGttaatttaaaaccagaaaatatAAAGCCCAGTTGTCAGACAGCCCCGCAGTATGTGCCTTTTTCTGTGACTCTAAATCAGTCTGTTTTCAGCGTGATGAAACcattgtgccttttttttttttttgcaaaaaaaaagctctttgtgAACCAGCTTTTATACTTGTTCTCCACATGTTTCACTGCTActatgtttatatttgttgcACTTGTGTGAAGGCAAAGGTACATTTGTGttcaaaacacctaaaacattgAGAAATGAAGACCCAATTGTTGATGTAATTTTTGCAAGAGCACttcaatttaaaatatgttgaaagTCAATCAAGCCCAGCCCAGATAAATGTATTGTTTGTTCGcttgtttttcagtgttgtctttattgtatatttaaaagtaattgtAAGCATCTGAAAAACATACTGACattattgtatatatatttaatatatgtttatttttatgaagagGCCACCTACGCACACCGTGATCTTATATTCCTGCTActttttaatctctttaaaatgccaaaaactTTGCTGATGCTGTaattgatgtaaaaaaatgGGTTCATTGTTGACTGATGTCAACAATGCTTCATGCACTGCCAAGTTTGAAAATTTTTTATTAAGTCTTGTCTTTTAATCTCTTAAATCGTGCTTGTAATCTGCCATATTAATACTGTGTATATAAAACTACCGTGGAAAACATCTGCTGCGTGTCATTTGCCTTGTGTGAAAAGCTGTACGTTGATATCTGTCTGATCATTACACACCTCCCATGAGTTCCTGTGCTGCCTTACGCaatactttttaacttttgagtCATGAGGGTTCCCGTTAGTCAGCGGCCAGAGTCCCACTCTCGCTTTTCAGCTGAAATGATGAAAAGTGTCAGAGTGTTCAGCGTTCACCTGCTCGGCTTGTATCTCATATTTTTTAGAGACCAGACTGAATGCTGTAGTGACGTTGGtaagatggatttttttttaatgttgtttcaaAGTTCCTTCCTGTAGTTTTTCACGAGCTATATTCTGATTTTGTTCCAGGTTCTCTACCACTAAAACCAACAATCAGTCATTTGGAGGCGGTTAGTGACAAGCAGAGCCTTGTGGTGAGCTGGTTGAGAAACCAAGGGGCCgcagaaaatgacatttatgaGGTCCAGATCAGCCGCAATGAAAAAGACAATATTATTTACACTGTAAGTAGTTAGGCTGTGTgaaaattcttttttatttcaagctgAAGTTATTGACTTTCATTGACTTTCATTACACAAAATctgatttgaaaaaacaaatttactacttcagttttatgcaaaaatatctAATTGCATAATTATGGTagattaacaaaacaaacaaaaactaaaacacaacatgCTCATTTGAAATTGACTACAAACTTGAacctaaaaaatattaaatttagtCTAATTTCATAACAAATGTGTActcatttatagtttttaaagatttaactttatatatatccagatttttttatattgttttgctttattttaaataatttcgtTATCAATAGAAATACATAATGCTGCCAGGTAAGTAGAAGGTACATAtcagtatgtacctggtacataccctGTACGTACCAGGTACATACTCTTTTAATATGAAGTACCCGGTATTAGATTTTTGCTATAAACACCATGATGCTTGCATtgaaagctgtttattttatcttatcaTTACTGTCCTTCTTAATAATAACAGTTATTCATTaagtaaagtatttttttgtgttgttaatcatcttttttaaattaaagttaatacTTGTTGTGTCCCATGTTTCTTGATCCAGAGAAATGTGAGTGCATCAGCCGGAGACTCTGCTGAATACTCGTGGACATGGGTCTCTGATTTGCCTCTTGAGTGCGTCGATCACTCTGTCAGAATAAGAAGTTTCTGTAATCGAAGTGTCCCGAGTCCTTGGAGCAACTGGAACACCAACGACGGTGAGACATTCTTCTGTTTCATGTCTGGTTTCAGACCAAATGCATAGTGGGTATGTATGTTTTTGCAGTTTCACCAATAAGGCAATGACATTTTTTACTGGTTTAGTTGCTGTTAAGtaagcagggttttttttgtatcagtGCTTTTCATCTGTTACAGTATCTGTTGCTGTAACTACAAACATCTTATGCAATGCATATCCTACGCACACAGTCTTATGAGAACTTATTTTTACCTTTGGGGAGCTTGTTCAGTGACACCTCTCCAGACTATTCTCATTTCTTTGGACATCTTGAACATGCACTGAAATATATGTTTTCCAGCTCTTATTCTGGTGTACACAGCTGGATAGATTCATTTCAACTGCAGTATCTCTTTTATCTGCCTTTCAGGAGAGAAAATAAAGGATAAGAGGATAAAGATATTTCCCTCCCAGCGAGTGCTGAGGGAAGGAAGCACTGCCATGTTCTGCTGTGTTCCCCCAGCAGGAGTCAATATCACAAGCATCACCTTCAATAATAAACCATACCCTCTCATGACCATTGACTCTAAAGTTAAAGCTATTTCTGTAAGCGATCTGAAAATCCCAACTCTGCTCATTAAAAAGTTGCTACTCACTTGCACTGGATCATCAGGCAAGAACAGCACCTGGAACTTTGTCAgctgtaagaaagaaaatattacacttactttgtattttttttttcatttttatgaagaATTGTAGCATGTGAATAACTGTGTGCACCCTGTAGTTCCTCCTCAGAAGCCCAGAAACCTCAGCTGTGCAACCTCAGACATGAAAAACATCACCTGCAAATGGAATTCAGACCGGAAACGGGACCCGTTTgaccacaacaaacaaaactacacTCTCCACATTAGGTGAGCATATACAACACACATAAAGCCAGGAATCCTGTAagcatttagtttagtttggttAGCTTTTACCAAGGACTGGTGCTGCAGGATGATTTATGACCCTCACCCCTGCCCTCACAGGACAggtaaagtttattttcaggGTCACTTATGTGACTACTTATGTGAATTTTCAGGAACTCGGACCAGGCTCCTGTCATTTGTAAGCCATCATCCTGTAACTTTTCCGCTgtggaaaacctgcaggaataCAACATCCATCTGGTGGTGAAGGACCAGCTGGGAGAGGAGACAGAGACCTACAGCTTCAACATCTCTGAAAGAGGTCATAggccatttaaacatttaaaccaaatataaaacaaactgtaggAAACCTAAAGTAATTCAGTTTTAggtcaaagtgtttttatttcttttataacaCAGTGTTAGAAAGTTAGTGTTGCTGCGTTTGTGGTCTTTGGGTTGTCACTGAGACAACAACTGAAACATGAGCTTTTATCAAACAGtctttttatgtgtgtgctGTCATTACAGTGCTTCCTGTGTTGGAGTGGGACAAAGTAAACCCCGGGATGATGGATGCCTTCTTGTCCTGGAGTGTTC is a genomic window containing:
- the LOC108233629 gene encoding rho guanine nucleotide exchange factor 28 isoform X5, with protein sequence MDSDSDSPFNYSWPSFPRMRICRKTGKKEKSQSIRESQASSPTLAAAARLSAMIHGKDQVYANAMLVDQVDDSDVKYRSLGEEEEIGPASPVGMSCWDSFSSTPFDSESSSQNRSHSSPHHGPRGSQGRGPDNHKEANPRISPPSPSFPSSPLASAARLFEGAQRRQTHAGPPVSPALKHRGCSLTEANRTLSPSLECDSGEEDILGHSYPSSVIKQRSILQSSSGEERDSFDTSPDFNRSHSDSTHKSNQSSEDVEVRLRSYSYSSPKAKPSRPLLNRDTAITDLEEGPFSSSGRSLLQALSLSKSLSRLNQVKQRAFNLTETPREKRVLGFRKRAQSAEEESTASHQHLTLTEFLKEIEDEEWDRYIIPSKVESEKYKVSRTFSFLKSRMSSTRSKTKVKGKEVKEGKSAAANGHQFVPVSPSGSSPCVACEKSVFGKELLQCSNCFLSVHKSCRESVAACGKKPQERNAVLMKSKTMSLPQNFVKENSSAFSSSSPSSSSSVSTVTREGKRETVTSFSKSQSISIDSRGLSETAGADGEFSMTACTNSSLCEEGTPVTTTPLSIDLPVSPKDSVDALLLSDLSADLLGLEAELWSLTVSPEFCRQHDRRTIKRQNVIYELMQTELHHIETLTVMSEVFRRGMLEELQLDWDCVARIFPSLDPLLLFHRNFFRAMQERRQAATQMDNSQNYLIHQIGDILLQQFSDENAEKMKQVYGKFCSHHIEAVNVFKELQQQNKKFQNFVRQQSNNSLVKRREVPECILLVTQRITKYPLLLERIIQYTQEGSQEHADLSSALAQIRDIIAAVDLTVSKYERSQELQEVLTRLETKSFAKLKNGKVFRKQELHSKHRDLHHKGLVFWKTATGRLKDTLALLLTDVLVFLQEKDQRFVFASVDQKPPVIPLQKLIVREVANEERGMFLISASSVGPEMYEVHTTTKEERNAWMRHIRQAVESCPEEEEEEERTAETEEARQAAELRVQTINKFQDTLFGQDQQICQSLEEKLQLYAELTELTLHPPEPVPHRHLLVQPAQYIDSETPRQASSLLTAALREAENLISILQARDGLSVQSQNSPVQAPECCSYNSHGSSIQESPSEPDYLSTLSMSSTSLGSDSDLTGLDSVSWSSAVEFRKGDTKGTLLKVAESVQSLTQLLYSLQAAVTLQDSFYEVHKLLLQEGERPQLRSLASLQSSLELEKQRSSDKMKEEKRSLERRKEDVDEVQKLQTKLKQEQQHWEKECVAREKQQGDQENLLEQREQQCLLETERLRCEREELEAQLQEYQQNLDRLKEGQRSVEREKEKIEAQQRLLQSWRHSRQSSLPVTIPLDGYKLSQVCTHSRSGSLDANCSVFKNEAALLASLQQNHLHQPTNYNNQQQHVLSMQKKNHDFPLNSSAHTANPSLSASLYNSLNTLLSQTHNRQPPYGNNHSCSRFPTDSLHLFSSRVPSQTQRTNNRDLSLLGNTQSSSSWRSEFTGHGLNKEHNSSSPSLTPLLPPQAYLSLDGQNGEEGGEENIVYL
- the LOC108233629 gene encoding rho guanine nucleotide exchange factor 28 isoform X6; amino-acid sequence: MDSDSDSPFNYSWPSFPRMRICRKTGKKEKSQSIRESQASSPTLAAAARLSAMIHGKDQVYANAMLVDQVDDSDVKYRSLGEEEEIGPASPVGMSCWDSFSSTPFDSESSSQNRSHSSPHHGPRGSQGRGPDNHKEANPRISPPSPSFPSSPLASAARLFEGAQRRQTHAGPPVSPALKHRGCSLTEANRTLSPSLECDSGEEDILGHSYPSSVIKQRSILQSSSGEERDSFDTSPDFNRSHSDSTHKSNQSSEDVEVRLRSYSYSSPKAKPSRPLLNRDTAITDLEEGPFSSSGRSLLQALSLSKSLSRLNQVKQRAFNLTETPREKRIEDEEWDRYIIPSKVESEKYKVSRTFSFLKSRMSSTRSKTKVKGKEVKEGKSAAANGHQFVPVSPSGSSPCVACEKSVFGKELLQCSNCFLSVHKSCRESVAACGKKPQERNAVLMKSKTMSLPQNFVKENSSAFSSSSPSSSSSVSTVTREGKRETVTSFSKSQSISIDSRGLSETAGADGEFSMTACTNSSLCEEGTPVTTTPLSIDLPVSPKDSVDALLLSDLSADLLGLEAELWSLTVSPEFCRQHDRRTIKRQNVIYELMQTELHHIETLTVMSEVFRRGMLEELQLDWDCVARIFPSLDPLLLFHRNFFRAMQERRQAATQMDNSQNYLIHQIGDILLQQFSDENAEKMKQVYGKFCSHHIEAVNVFKELQQQNKKFQNFVRQQSNNSLVKRREVPECILLVTQRITKYPLLLERIIQYTQEGSQEHADLSSALAQIRDIIAAVDLTVSKYERSQELQEVLTRLETKSFAKLKNGKVFRKQELHSKHRDLHHKGLVFWKTATGRLKDTLALLLTDVLVFLQEKDQRFVFASVDQKPPVIPLQKLIVREVANEERGMFLISASSVGPEMYEVHTTTKEERNAWMRHIRQAVESCPEEEEEEERTAETEEARQAAELRVQTINKFQDTLFGQDQQICQSLEEKLQLYAELTELTLHPPEPVPHRHLLVQPAQYIDSETPRQASSLLTAALREAENLISILQARDGLSVQSQNSPVQAPECCSYNSHGSSIQESPSEPDYLSTLSMSSTSLGSDSDLTGLDSVSWSSAVEFRKGDTKGTLLKVAESVQSLTQLLYSLQAAVTLQDSFYEVHKLLLQEGERPQLRSLASLQSSLELEKQRSSDKMKEEKRSLERRKEDVDEVQKLQTKLKQEQQHWEKECVAREKQQGDQENLLEQREQQCLLETERLRCEREELEAQLQEYQQNLDRLKEGQRSVEREKEKIEAQQRLLQSWRHSRQSSLPVTIPLDGYKLSQVCTHSRSGSLDANCSVFKNEAALLASLQQNHLHQPTNYNNQQQHVLSMQKKNHDFPLNSSAHTANPSLSASLYNSLNTLLSQTHNRQPPYGNNHSCSRFPTDSLHLFSSRVPSQTQRTNNRDLSLLGNTQSSSSWRSEFTGHGLNKEHNSSSPSLTPLLPPQAYLSLDGQNGEEGGEENIVYL